One genomic segment of Kordiimonas sp. SCSIO 12603 includes these proteins:
- a CDS encoding DUF2336 domain-containing protein, which translates to MLDKLKSMLGGQKKLPEKLSKADEEKILEQGSDQERLLLASRKDARPEVLYYLAEDKSPEVRKLIAQNPSAPVQADEILQNDDDEEVREELARKIGRIVPGLESGERTALQEKTIKVMEELAQDQLPKVRAVIAEEIKSATNVPKHVVDKLARDMEAIVCGPILQYSPMLNDDDLREIIAAGATGTALEAIANREFVSEVVADDIAASLEIPAIAALLTNKNAQIREDTLDQIISQAESVEDLHKPLALRPQLSIRAMKRIAGFVASALVHSMMEQSELDETQAEELLDRVRDRIENERVGESEEANLAKTAQDYYSRGMLNDKFVIEQINENRRELLIQCLAVMADLPAMTIRQIIHSKSGRAVTALAWRAELKMRTAYELQTKFALVPTAQLLSGKDGDKYPIGKDELEWHLSYFIDQS; encoded by the coding sequence ATGTTAGATAAATTAAAATCCATGCTTGGCGGGCAAAAGAAACTGCCTGAAAAACTCTCCAAGGCAGATGAGGAAAAAATCCTCGAGCAGGGGAGTGATCAGGAACGTTTGCTACTGGCTTCGAGAAAAGATGCACGTCCAGAGGTGCTTTATTATCTGGCGGAAGATAAATCGCCAGAGGTTCGCAAATTAATTGCGCAAAACCCTTCTGCACCCGTGCAGGCAGACGAAATTCTTCAGAATGATGACGATGAAGAAGTACGTGAAGAACTTGCCCGCAAAATTGGCCGCATTGTCCCAGGGCTTGAAAGTGGTGAACGTACGGCGCTTCAAGAGAAAACCATCAAAGTTATGGAGGAATTGGCACAGGACCAGTTACCTAAGGTGCGTGCTGTTATTGCAGAAGAAATTAAATCTGCGACGAATGTACCAAAGCATGTTGTGGATAAGCTTGCTAGGGATATGGAAGCCATTGTGTGTGGGCCGATCCTTCAATATTCCCCAATGCTCAATGATGATGATTTGCGGGAAATTATAGCAGCCGGTGCAACAGGTACTGCGCTTGAGGCAATTGCTAACCGTGAATTTGTTTCTGAAGTTGTCGCGGATGATATTGCAGCGAGCTTGGAAATACCTGCAATTGCAGCATTGCTTACCAACAAAAATGCACAAATCCGAGAAGACACGCTTGATCAGATTATCTCACAGGCGGAATCGGTTGAAGACTTGCACAAACCTCTTGCACTAAGACCACAGCTTTCTATCAGAGCAATGAAACGCATCGCTGGGTTTGTAGCGTCAGCACTTGTCCATTCAATGATGGAACAGTCAGAGCTTGATGAAACACAGGCAGAAGAATTGCTTGATCGGGTTCGGGACCGCATCGAAAATGAACGGGTTGGCGAAAGTGAAGAGGCAAATCTCGCTAAAACCGCACAGGATTATTATAGCCGAGGCATGTTGAATGATAAGTTCGTTATAGAACAGATTAATGAAAATCGTCGCGAACTTCTGATCCAGTGTTTAGCTGTTATGGCTGATTTGCCTGCTATGACCATCAGGCAGATTATTCATTCAAAAAGCGGTCGTGCTGTTACGGCGCTTGCGTGGCGTGCTGAACTGAAAATGCGGACAGCTTATGAACTGCAGACCAAGTTCGCCCTTGTTCCTACCGCACAGCTTCTAAGTGGTAAAGATGGTGATAAATATCCGATCGGTAAGGACGAACTTGAGTGGCATCTTAGCTACTTTATTGATCAGAGCTGA
- a CDS encoding sensor domain-containing diguanylate cyclase: MNLFKSLGRSKLVLDESDICAIYVDKRKALVAQSDTSESLVSLWEEGYPAFLDAYEQVSASQEPQEFRLADERHIKCWIVVTPYEGGAFFVARETTLADQMTEALIESRAMLKGLLDSAVDFSFEVDPLGRFKFVSPAVAFGEKTESWIGKDAHSVFWPKDNAPGRSPFTQQVQKHMDGVSTEIAGIKRYASFAVEPVIDEEGKIVAVRGSCRDVTERIEAERKTRLDNLRLSVQQRITQILNSTENSQDLLDNASKELIQVMRADLVWSVLKKYKEGLVPASICGDLDEELDLDSIWESLSGADSGVHEINIDSRGHLVIQLESAGEDVGMVIISRDTTISPWSDLEKELLADIADVLTAAFGKAKLIDRLYRLSSKDELTDLLNRRAMREGVEARLKHQSRTKQAGCMVFIDLDHFKEVNDTLGHNAGDDAIRLVAEKMQSIIRPCDLAGRMGGDEFVLWIEDVDEETAAVKARELIDYMPSIREKIKGAHLRLGASIGICKSVPDVDLAFDVLAARADAALYDVKKTGKNDIAFAGAPEEA; encoded by the coding sequence GTGAATTTGTTCAAGAGTTTAGGGCGGTCAAAATTGGTGCTGGATGAAAGCGACATTTGTGCCATTTATGTGGATAAGCGTAAGGCGCTTGTTGCCCAATCAGACACGTCTGAAAGCCTTGTTAGCCTTTGGGAAGAAGGGTATCCAGCCTTCCTTGATGCCTATGAACAGGTTAGTGCGTCGCAAGAGCCTCAGGAATTCAGGCTGGCTGATGAACGTCATATCAAATGCTGGATTGTTGTAACGCCCTATGAAGGCGGGGCTTTTTTTGTCGCTCGCGAAACAACCTTAGCTGATCAAATGACAGAAGCGCTCATTGAAAGCCGGGCGATGCTTAAGGGGCTTCTTGATTCAGCGGTTGATTTTTCCTTTGAGGTTGATCCACTTGGTCGGTTTAAGTTTGTTTCTCCGGCTGTTGCCTTTGGCGAAAAAACTGAAAGCTGGATCGGTAAGGATGCCCATTCAGTATTCTGGCCAAAAGACAATGCGCCGGGTCGCAGCCCTTTTACCCAGCAAGTTCAAAAACATATGGATGGTGTTTCTACAGAAATTGCAGGTATCAAACGTTATGCCTCCTTCGCGGTTGAACCTGTGATCGATGAAGAGGGTAAAATAGTTGCTGTGCGCGGTTCGTGCCGTGATGTAACAGAGCGGATCGAAGCCGAGCGCAAGACCAGATTGGATAATCTAAGGCTTTCAGTGCAACAGCGGATCACACAAATCCTGAATAGCACTGAGAACTCACAAGACCTGCTTGATAATGCATCCAAAGAACTTATTCAGGTGATGAGAGCTGATCTCGTATGGTCAGTGCTCAAGAAATATAAAGAAGGCTTGGTGCCTGCTTCCATTTGCGGTGATCTAGATGAAGAACTTGATCTGGATAGTATCTGGGAGAGCCTTTCGGGCGCGGATAGCGGTGTGCACGAAATTAATATTGATAGCCGTGGTCATCTGGTTATCCAGCTAGAGAGCGCTGGTGAAGATGTGGGTATGGTTATTATCAGCCGCGATACAACGATTAGCCCATGGTCTGATCTTGAAAAAGAACTATTGGCGGATATCGCTGATGTTCTAACAGCCGCATTTGGCAAAGCAAAACTGATTGACCGCTTATATCGCCTGTCCAGCAAAGATGAGTTAACTGATCTTCTAAACCGTAGAGCGATGCGGGAAGGCGTGGAAGCACGGCTAAAACACCAATCGAGAACCAAGCAGGCTGGTTGCATGGTGTTTATTGATCTTGATCACTTTAAAGAAGTGAATGATACCCTCGGTCATAATGCCGGGGATGATGCCATCCGCTTGGTGGCTGAGAAAATGCAGTCCATCATCAGGCCATGTGATTTGGCCGGCCGAATGGGTGGAGATGAATTTGTTCTCTGGATTGAGGATGTTGATGAGGAAACAGCTGCGGTGAAAGCCCGCGAGTTGATCGACTATATGCCATCAATCCGAGAGAAAATTAAGGGAGCGCATCTAAGGCTTGGTGCATCTATCGGTATCTGCAAGTCAGTGCCTGATGTTGATTTAGCCTTTGATGTTTTGGCAGCACGTGCTGATGCCGCTCTATATGATGTTAAGAAAACCGGTAAAAATGACATTGCATTTGCGGGGGCGCCAGAAGAGGCGTAG